From Calothrix sp. PCC 6303, a single genomic window includes:
- the ahcY gene encoding adenosylhomocysteinase: MTATSPRLKHEVKDLALAPLGRQRIEWAGREMPVLKQIRDRFEKEKPFAGIRISACCHVTTETAHLAIALKAGGADAILIASNPLSTQDDVAASLVVDYGIPVFAIKGEDEATYSRHVQVALDHRPNIIIDDGCDVVATLIQQRPHQIADLIGTTEETTTGIVRLQAMLKDGVLTFPAMNVNDADTKHFFDNRYGTGQSTLDGIIRATNVLLAGKTVVVAGYGWCGKGTAMRASGMGASVIVTEIDPVKGIEAVMDGFRVMPMAQAAALGDIFITVTGNKHVIRSEHFDVMKDGAMVCNSGHFDIEIDLKSLASKASEVKDVRPFTQEYKLKSGKSVVVLGEGRLINLSAAEGHPSAVMDMSFANQAMGAEFLVKNKGKLAAGIHSIPADVDKEIARLKLQAMGITVDTLTQDQIDYSNSWTSGT, encoded by the coding sequence ATGACTGCAACATCTCCCCGATTAAAGCACGAGGTTAAAGACCTCGCCCTAGCTCCCTTGGGAAGACAGCGTATTGAATGGGCTGGACGCGAAATGCCAGTGCTCAAACAAATACGCGATCGCTTTGAAAAAGAAAAGCCCTTTGCTGGTATCCGTATTTCTGCTTGCTGTCACGTTACAACCGAAACCGCCCATTTAGCGATCGCGCTCAAGGCTGGTGGTGCAGATGCAATTTTGATTGCGAGTAATCCCCTTTCCACCCAAGATGACGTAGCTGCAAGTTTAGTAGTAGATTACGGAATTCCCGTATTCGCCATCAAAGGTGAAGACGAAGCCACCTACAGCCGTCACGTCCAAGTCGCCCTAGATCACCGTCCTAACATCATCATTGACGACGGTTGCGACGTAGTAGCAACATTAATTCAACAACGTCCCCATCAAATCGCTGACCTGATTGGTACCACCGAAGAAACCACCACAGGTATTGTGCGCTTACAAGCGATGTTAAAAGATGGTGTGTTGACATTCCCCGCAATGAACGTCAACGACGCAGACACAAAGCATTTCTTCGATAACCGTTACGGTACCGGACAATCCACCCTCGACGGCATTATTCGTGCCACCAACGTCCTCCTCGCTGGTAAAACAGTAGTGGTAGCAGGTTACGGTTGGTGCGGTAAAGGTACAGCAATGCGTGCATCCGGTATGGGTGCAAGCGTCATCGTCACCGAAATCGACCCCGTGAAGGGAATCGAAGCAGTCATGGATGGCTTCCGCGTCATGCCAATGGCACAAGCAGCAGCACTTGGAGACATATTCATCACCGTTACAGGTAACAAGCACGTTATCCGTAGCGAACACTTCGACGTGATGAAAGATGGAGCAATGGTTTGTAACTCTGGTCACTTCGACATTGAGATTGACCTCAAGTCACTTGCTAGCAAAGCATCAGAAGTTAAAGACGTTCGTCCTTTCACCCAAGAGTATAAACTCAAGAGTGGTAAATCCGTAGTTGTACTAGGTGAAGGTCGTTTGATCAACCTATCTGCGGCAGAGGGACACCCCAGCGCAGTTATGGATATGAGCTTTGCTAACCAAGCGATGGGTGCAGAGTTCCTAGTTAAGAACAAAGGTAAATTAGCTGCTGGGATTCACTCGATTCCTGCGGATGTAGATAAGGAAATTGCACGTTTGAAGTTGCAAGCAATGGGTATTACTGTTGATACCTTGACTCAAGATCAAATCGATTACAGCAATTCCTGGACTTCGGGAACTTAA
- a CDS encoding type II toxin-antitoxin system PemK/MazF family toxin, translating into MKRGDIFYANLSPAMGSEMDKQRPVLIVSNNANNRASTTITILPLTSNVTRVYPFEVLINSEDSGLSKVSKVQAQQIRTISKERIKSEVVGSLSAELMIAIDTALKLHLGLD; encoded by the coding sequence ATGAAACGTGGTGATATTTTCTATGCTAATCTAAGTCCTGCCATGGGTTCGGAAATGGATAAGCAACGTCCTGTGCTGATAGTAAGTAATAATGCCAATAATCGTGCTTCTACTACGATAACTATTTTACCGCTTACTTCTAATGTTACTCGCGTTTATCCGTTTGAGGTTTTGATTAACTCAGAAGATAGTGGCTTATCAAAAGTCTCTAAAGTACAAGCACAACAAATAAGAACTATTTCTAAAGAGCGAATCAAAAGTGAAGTTGTAGGTAGTTTAAGTGCAGAATTAATGATTGCGATTGATACTGCATTAAAATTACATTTAGGCTTAGATTAA
- a CDS encoding amidohydrolase yields the protein MNFIIQNALVATNDNYTTQDIQIVDKNISVSFASQLETPETVVNGENKLLLPGFINAHTHSSEMWQRGIMSMFPLELWLAELYDFAPLTTEEVYLSALGTAVETLLSGGTTVVDHLVLIPGKELETIATAVRAYKEVGIRAFIAPLIQDESIAAGIPAGDTQQTYEPYFRSTQQTLDIIEDAVKQFHNSDAGINIVVAPTGIQLCSDALFQGCAELSNKYNLCRHSHLLETKAQEKLALEKYGCTAVEHLQRIGYLDYRTSLAHCVHLNDADIEILAETKSTVVHNPLSNLRLGSGIAPVIKYRQAGVNVSFGCDGASSNDSQDLLEAIKIGSILHNVTDLDYQHWITPRDSVKMAALGGAIGLNIGDVLGSLDVGKKADLVLYDLTSLSLLPRTDPIGLLVLGRPTNIVNSAWVDGKQVVADGKVTTIDVDNLRQELFQRSHWQSQRKSKTAKELESHYRAVMGI from the coding sequence GTGAACTTTATCATCCAGAATGCATTAGTTGCCACAAACGACAATTACACAACTCAGGATATTCAAATTGTAGATAAAAACATCAGCGTAAGCTTCGCATCTCAACTGGAAACTCCTGAAACTGTAGTCAATGGTGAAAATAAGCTGTTACTCCCAGGTTTTATAAATGCCCATACCCACTCCTCGGAAATGTGGCAACGGGGTATTATGTCCATGTTTCCCCTAGAACTCTGGTTAGCAGAACTTTATGATTTTGCCCCCCTAACTACCGAAGAAGTCTATCTGAGTGCTTTAGGGACAGCAGTAGAAACTCTCCTTTCTGGTGGTACTACTGTTGTAGATCACTTAGTATTGATTCCTGGGAAAGAATTAGAAACCATCGCTACCGCTGTACGTGCATACAAAGAGGTAGGAATTAGGGCTTTTATTGCCCCTCTAATTCAAGATGAGTCAATTGCGGCAGGGATTCCAGCGGGGGATACTCAACAAACCTATGAACCCTATTTTCGTTCTACTCAACAAACTCTTGATATTATTGAAGATGCTGTAAAACAGTTTCATAATTCAGATGCGGGGATAAATATTGTAGTTGCACCTACAGGAATTCAACTGTGTAGCGATGCTTTATTTCAAGGTTGTGCAGAATTAAGCAATAAATACAATCTTTGCCGACATTCTCACCTGTTGGAAACCAAAGCACAGGAGAAACTAGCATTAGAAAAATACGGTTGTACAGCAGTTGAACATTTACAGCGAATTGGTTATTTAGATTACCGTACATCTCTAGCACATTGTGTCCATTTAAATGATGCTGATATTGAAATTTTGGCAGAAACCAAATCTACCGTGGTTCACAATCCTCTGAGTAACCTGCGTTTGGGTAGCGGCATTGCCCCAGTTATCAAATATCGGCAAGCAGGGGTAAATGTTTCCTTTGGGTGTGACGGTGCATCTAGTAATGATTCACAAGATTTATTAGAAGCCATTAAAATTGGTTCTATTTTGCATAATGTCACAGACTTGGATTACCAGCATTGGATTACACCCCGTGATTCAGTAAAAATGGCGGCTTTGGGTGGTGCAATTGGGTTAAATATAGGTGATGTTCTCGGTTCTTTAGATGTAGGGAAAAAAGCTGATTTAGTGCTTTACGATTTGACCAGTTTATCATTGTTACCCCGCACCGACCCCATTGGGTTATTGGTTTTAGGTCGTCCAACTAATATAGTTAATAGTGCTTGGGTGGATGGAAAACAAGTTGTTGCGGATGGGAAAGTCACAACTATTGATGTGGATAATTTACGACAGGAATTATTTCAACGCAGTCACTGGCAAAGCCAGCGAAAATCGAAAACTGCCAAGGAGTTGGAAAGTCATTACCGTGCAGTGATGGGGATATAA
- a CDS encoding SdrD B-like domain-containing protein — MKLLFRYLQNLPTKSLKSGLMVLMFAAPQVAGIGFNQENKVLAQTQLSCPAGTIPATFNWTPSNNLADFLRQSLNAEGVGVRFEFTESTSGVIDTEESRILNSVYGGLPAPNLFFNIGPQKTPAPGGATLNITFSQPVTLASPLILMDIDRNGERDLGFIYQDRVTVTAFNNGSPVSVNTRTLGSPSTVRLTGNLAEGINENSFPDRSDGNIEVVPSGAVSQIRILYEPGQEYGTPTQDESIGVAKITICAPAGSIGDTVYNDTNSNSTQDNAEVGIGNVPVTLVGAGSDGQFGTGDDFTRTTTTDSNGKYSFTELPGGNYRVTVNTPPSGFTPTQVPNNPVTLTPGQKIDTVDFGFNQRQVGSIGDFVFSDRNRNGVADNGEVGIPNVTLILRNSSNQEIARTTTNSNGIYGFPGIPLGEYTVEAIRPGNNFNPTTRTTLPANLTQNNPNTDTIDFGFQSTGVGAEDSPNIRLLKRITGASRNGQTVTGVNFNTFTSDPNSNNDDSLNDAQRQLIRGVPNLSTPLTSGDEAEYTIYFITEGGENLQNIRFCDLIPQGTTFTNNSLTVNGAGNGGDNGRYLSPLTPVDNFSNICPANNTNGAVLVNLGVLPGGNVGFVRFRVTIN, encoded by the coding sequence ATGAAATTATTATTTAGATACTTACAAAATTTACCGACTAAATCTTTAAAATCTGGGTTGATGGTGCTGATGTTTGCGGCTCCACAGGTTGCTGGAATTGGTTTCAATCAAGAAAATAAAGTTTTAGCCCAAACTCAACTAAGTTGCCCAGCGGGAACTATCCCAGCTACCTTTAATTGGACTCCTAGCAACAATCTCGCCGATTTTCTGCGGCAAAGTTTGAATGCTGAAGGTGTGGGGGTTAGGTTTGAATTTACTGAGAGTACTTCGGGAGTAATTGATACTGAGGAGTCTCGAATTCTCAATAGTGTTTATGGTGGTTTACCTGCACCAAATCTATTTTTTAATATTGGTCCCCAGAAAACTCCTGCCCCTGGTGGTGCTACTCTTAATATTACTTTCTCCCAACCTGTGACTTTGGCTTCTCCCCTGATTCTGATGGATATTGACCGCAATGGGGAACGTGATTTGGGTTTTATTTACCAAGATCGTGTAACTGTGACTGCTTTTAATAATGGTTCACCTGTGAGTGTAAATACTCGAACTTTGGGTTCACCTTCAACAGTTAGACTTACGGGGAATTTGGCAGAAGGTATTAACGAAAACTCGTTTCCCGATCGCAGCGATGGTAATATCGAAGTTGTTCCCTCTGGAGCAGTTAGCCAAATTCGCATCCTTTACGAACCAGGTCAAGAATATGGTACTCCAACTCAGGATGAAAGTATTGGGGTTGCCAAAATTACTATTTGTGCTCCTGCTGGTTCCATTGGGGATACTGTCTATAATGATACCAATAGTAATAGCACCCAAGATAACGCAGAAGTCGGAATTGGCAATGTACCCGTGACATTGGTGGGTGCAGGTTCTGATGGGCAGTTTGGGACAGGTGATGATTTTACCCGAACAACTACCACCGACAGTAATGGTAAATATAGCTTCACAGAATTACCTGGTGGGAACTATCGAGTTACAGTAAATACTCCACCTTCCGGCTTTACACCAACCCAAGTCCCCAATAACCCCGTCACCCTCACACCTGGACAGAAAATAGACACCGTTGATTTTGGATTTAATCAAAGACAGGTTGGTTCTATTGGGGATTTTGTATTTAGCGATCGCAATCGCAATGGAGTTGCTGATAATGGGGAAGTAGGTATTCCCAATGTGACTTTAATTTTACGAAATTCCAGTAACCAGGAAATCGCCAGAACCACAACTAATAGCAATGGTATTTATGGTTTTCCTGGGATTCCCTTGGGTGAATATACTGTAGAAGCAATTAGACCAGGTAATAATTTCAATCCCACGACTAGGACAACACTCCCAGCTAATTTGACTCAAAATAACCCCAACACTGATACTATCGACTTTGGTTTTCAATCTACTGGAGTTGGGGCTGAAGATTCACCAAATATTCGCCTCCTCAAACGAATTACTGGCGCTTCGAGAAATGGTCAGACAGTAACAGGTGTTAATTTTAATACTTTTACCTCTGATCCTAATAGCAACAATGATGATTCCCTCAATGATGCTCAAAGACAATTAATTAGAGGTGTTCCTAATCTAAGCACACCTCTAACTAGCGGTGACGAAGCTGAATACACTATTTACTTTATTACCGAAGGCGGCGAAAACCTGCAAAATATCCGATTCTGCGATTTGATTCCCCAAGGAACGACTTTTACCAACAATAGTCTCACTGTAAACGGTGCAGGCAACGGTGGTGACAATGGTAGGTATCTCAGTCCCCTAACTCCGGTTGATAACTTTAGCAATATTTGCCCTGCGAACAACACTAACGGTGCAGTCTTAGTGAATTTGGGAGTGCTTCCCGGTGGAAACGTGGGTTTTGTGCGTTTTCGCGTCACAATTAATTAA
- a CDS encoding type II toxin-antitoxin system ParD family antitoxin, whose product MNVEKLSISLPASLVGFIENYKLEKGCKSRSQVVEKALELLRNQELEGAYRLASQEVDSAWDVTIVDGLTDETW is encoded by the coding sequence ATGAACGTCGAAAAGCTATCGATTTCTTTACCAGCATCCTTAGTTGGGTTTATTGAGAACTACAAGCTAGAAAAAGGTTGCAAATCTCGTTCTCAAGTAGTTGAGAAAGCATTAGAATTATTGCGAAACCAAGAGCTAGAAGGAGCGTATAGATTAGCTTCCCAGGAAGTTGACAGCGCTTGGGATGTGACTATTGTAGATGGATTAACAGATGAAACGTGGTGA
- a CDS encoding OmpA family protein: protein MSRLRKKQKSLPKISSHDQLTLAKGRLGKGFQNWHYYFLPLNISLGFCFVAAAIAQQPTVTPIAIPNIKVVVNSNQDGEVQADNQLTLREAVELVNGTLKPEQLSPAEQAQIQPQTVSGSQIEFNLPSGATVIQLQKQLPDLISPGLTIDGTTQPGYDGTKSATAEIPIPVPVVTITTDKDVLRGLTVTADNITIRGLNIYGFNPEPIKQQLGNLLIYDSNPKPVTLTTPPGDIVIAHRFPPPDVSKQQPPNGNFPFGKKDVPPKNITIENNWLGLTVDEKMPEKTSAFGVYVFNSQGATIRRNRISYNDGSAIITSVRSENTIVTENIIVGNGLAGMPDALRFEGVITKSQVTGNLICANDGAGVYLFKPDGDLLLQNNKITYNGRRLRRAAVYLMGSNHQVLGNEIDNQAGPGVVVSAFPRNDVGKSNVGANNVIRDNKFASLEGLSIDLNTQRNLGVSDFQRGDGANPKRNSQNRRLDTGNGAVNAPEFTTRAFAPSGSTVTIEGKADPGAEVTIYRLSDYQRGKSAIYDIGYGALNQPIVTVNTDKSGNFSTQINNIKVGDAVSAIATDPKYGTSEPAIAAVIGEKGTITSLSATVPSIPIKPPECTSKPPEIPPPEIPPPEVPPEVPPPPITLRVPKNIHFALDKSFVSPASAKVLDQIAEVLQQYPFIVIEIQGHTDPRASDAYNLALGRRRALATRNYLLRKGVKPERMTIRSFGESQLKVPNSTDIVDYARNRRAEIVFKDIRGVEIIIEEQEGDLQIEQRRGGRR from the coding sequence ATGTCAAGGTTGAGAAAAAAGCAGAAAAGTCTGCCGAAAATATCATCTCACGATCAATTAACCCTTGCGAAGGGGAGGTTAGGAAAGGGTTTTCAAAATTGGCATTACTACTTTCTACCGTTAAATATCTCCTTAGGTTTTTGCTTTGTAGCTGCTGCAATTGCCCAGCAACCAACTGTCACCCCAATAGCAATTCCCAATATTAAGGTGGTAGTAAATAGTAACCAAGATGGGGAGGTGCAAGCTGATAACCAGTTAACTCTCAGGGAAGCTGTTGAACTTGTAAATGGGACTCTCAAACCGGAACAACTCAGCCCAGCAGAACAAGCACAGATACAGCCACAAACGGTTTCCGGTTCACAGATTGAGTTTAATTTGCCCAGTGGTGCAACTGTAATTCAACTGCAAAAGCAGCTACCAGATTTAATCAGTCCCGGTTTAACCATCGACGGTACAACTCAACCAGGATATGACGGAACAAAATCTGCCACTGCGGAGATTCCGATTCCGGTACCAGTGGTGACAATTACCACCGATAAAGATGTGTTGCGGGGGTTGACGGTAACGGCTGATAACATCACAATTCGCGGTTTGAATATCTACGGTTTCAATCCTGAACCCATCAAACAACAGTTGGGTAATTTATTGATTTACGATAGTAATCCTAAACCTGTAACCCTAACTACTCCTCCCGGTGATATTGTGATTGCCCACCGTTTTCCACCACCGGATGTGAGTAAACAGCAACCACCAAATGGGAATTTTCCTTTTGGCAAAAAAGATGTACCACCGAAAAATATCACCATTGAAAATAACTGGCTGGGATTAACGGTGGATGAGAAGATGCCGGAAAAAACCTCGGCATTTGGGGTGTATGTATTTAATTCCCAAGGGGCAACAATTCGCCGCAACCGAATTTCCTATAATGATGGAAGTGCAATTATTACTTCTGTTCGTAGTGAAAACACTATAGTTACAGAAAACATAATTGTGGGAAATGGCTTGGCGGGGATGCCGGATGCCTTGAGATTTGAAGGTGTAATAACTAAATCCCAAGTTACAGGCAATTTAATCTGTGCTAATGATGGCGCAGGTGTGTATTTATTTAAACCAGATGGGGATTTGCTGCTACAAAATAACAAAATTACCTACAACGGTAGGCGGTTGCGAAGGGCAGCAGTGTACTTGATGGGTAGTAACCATCAGGTATTGGGGAATGAAATTGATAATCAAGCGGGACCTGGTGTGGTGGTTTCGGCTTTCCCCCGTAACGATGTGGGGAAAAGTAATGTTGGTGCCAATAATGTCATCCGTGATAACAAATTTGCATCCTTGGAAGGTTTGAGTATCGACTTGAATACACAGCGTAATTTGGGCGTGAGTGACTTTCAGCGGGGTGATGGTGCCAATCCGAAACGAAATTCGCAAAATCGGCGACTGGATACGGGAAATGGGGCTGTGAATGCTCCAGAATTTACAACTAGGGCATTTGCGCCTAGTGGTAGCACTGTAACAATTGAAGGGAAAGCCGATCCCGGTGCCGAAGTGACAATTTACCGCTTGAGTGACTATCAACGAGGAAAATCAGCTATTTATGACATTGGTTATGGGGCATTAAATCAACCAATAGTGACGGTAAACACGGATAAATCAGGTAACTTTAGTACCCAAATTAATAATATCAAAGTCGGGGATGCCGTGAGCGCGATCGCTACTGACCCCAAATATGGAACTTCTGAGCCAGCAATTGCGGCTGTAATTGGCGAGAAAGGCACAATAACAAGCCTTTCAGCTACAGTACCATCTATTCCCATCAAACCTCCCGAATGTACCTCGAAACCACCAGAGATTCCACCACCAGAGATTCCACCACCAGAAGTTCCACCAGAGGTTCCGCCACCACCAATTACTTTACGGGTTCCCAAGAATATCCACTTTGCTTTGGATAAATCATTTGTGAGTCCCGCCAGTGCCAAGGTTTTAGATCAAATTGCCGAGGTTCTCCAACAATATCCATTTATTGTCATCGAAATTCAAGGTCATACTGACCCCCGTGCTAGTGATGCTTATAATTTGGCACTCGGTAGAAGACGGGCTTTAGCCACCAGAAATTATCTACTACGTAAAGGTGTAAAACCAGAGCGGATGACGATTCGCTCCTTTGGAGAATCGCAGTTGAAGGTGCCTAATAGTACAGATATTGTTGACTACGCCCGCAATCGCCGTGCGGAAATTGTCTTTAAGGATATCCGAGGTGTGGAAATCATCATCGAGGAACAGGAAGGCGATTTACAAATTGAACAACGTCGTGGGGGTAGGAGATAG
- a CDS encoding Uma2 family endonuclease, giving the protein MTTQLPIEIEITPIELKFHPVISINDDQLFDFCQLNRDCRIERKANGEIIIMSPTGSETDQRNFDLIVQLGIWTKQDGTGVGFGSSGGFTLPSGAVRSPDAAWIKKTNWEAIPLEKRQKFAPICPEFVIELRSASDSLKVLKNKMEEYIENGTLLGWLIDRVQRKVYVYRPHTVVEELENPTTLSGEDILPGFALDLNPIW; this is encoded by the coding sequence ATGACTACACAATTACCGATTGAAATAGAAATTACTCCAATAGAGTTGAAGTTTCATCCTGTTATTAGCATCAACGATGACCAATTATTTGACTTTTGTCAGCTAAATCGAGATTGTCGGATTGAACGTAAAGCTAATGGAGAGATCATCATTATGTCCCCCACAGGTTCGGAAACTGATCAACGTAATTTTGATCTAATTGTGCAATTGGGTATCTGGACAAAGCAGGATGGTACAGGTGTGGGATTTGGTTCCAGTGGAGGCTTTACGCTACCATCAGGTGCGGTACGTTCACCTGATGCTGCTTGGATCAAAAAAACAAATTGGGAAGCAATTCCCCTAGAAAAACGTCAAAAATTTGCTCCAATTTGTCCGGAATTTGTGATTGAATTACGGTCAGCGTCAGACAGTTTGAAGGTGTTAAAAAATAAGATGGAGGAGTATATCGAAAATGGTACCCTCTTAGGCTGGTTAATTGATCGAGTTCAGCGCAAAGTTTATGTTTATCGTCCTCATACAGTTGTGGAAGAATTAGAAAATCCCACAACCTTAAGCGGAGAAGATATTTTACCTGGTTTTGCCTTGGACTTAAATCCAATTTGGTAG
- a CDS encoding NPCBM/NEW2 domain-containing protein — MQNTKFIASLLASAVILPLFTIGGENTATAQRPVSLLRAKCVNSGLGSAREEDMNVSIGRGVYSSRFYLGPGYRSAAITCKIQPDNNQPIFQTLNLGFGMRDNDNRSASVNVVIYVDGKQVETRTISPSKQADVTIDVTNAANVAIEANCSSEKEYCDRVYFYNASLQRPAKQQPAPAEKK, encoded by the coding sequence ATGCAAAATACTAAATTCATCGCTTCATTACTAGCTAGCGCTGTAATTTTGCCTTTATTCACCATTGGAGGCGAGAATACTGCTACAGCACAACGTCCAGTTTCACTTTTAAGGGCAAAATGCGTTAACAGCGGACTTGGTAGCGCTCGTGAAGAAGATATGAATGTCTCTATCGGTAGAGGAGTATATAGTAGTAGATTTTACCTTGGTCCTGGCTATCGTTCCGCCGCCATTACCTGTAAAATTCAACCAGATAATAATCAACCCATTTTCCAAACTCTCAACCTCGGATTTGGAATGCGTGACAACGATAATCGGAGTGCCAGTGTGAATGTAGTGATCTATGTAGATGGGAAACAAGTAGAAACACGCACTATTTCCCCATCAAAACAAGCTGATGTCACAATCGATGTCACAAATGCCGCCAATGTTGCCATCGAAGCCAATTGTAGCAGCGAGAAGGAATACTGCGATCGCGTTTACTTCTACAACGCATCCCTTCAACGTCCAGCTAAACAGCAACCAGCACCCGCCGAGAAGAAGTAA
- a CDS encoding Rpn family recombination-promoting nuclease/putative transposase, with translation MKTDTIFYTLLQNLPSVLFELLEQPSTLALRYDFSSVEIKELARRIDGVFLPKSDFLEEPIYFVEVQFQPDEDLYWRLITEAAVYLNQYKPNRTCQVVVLWAKRSFDPGVPLVYQPLFPAGYIRIIYLDELAEVSGSSIGLGIIKLVVAPENEAVQQARSLIEEVKQVDAGNRRNLLELVERMLVYKFSSYSRQELEAMFGLSEWKQTRFYQEVREETRQELKEEVKEETQMENIPRLLKIGLTIEQIAQALELDIEVVQEVVNKQNK, from the coding sequence ATGAAAACAGACACAATTTTCTATACCCTTCTACAAAATCTTCCCAGTGTTTTATTTGAACTGTTAGAACAACCTTCAACTCTTGCGTTACGCTACGATTTTTCCTCTGTAGAAATCAAAGAATTAGCACGACGTATTGATGGAGTATTTTTACCTAAATCTGACTTTCTTGAAGAACCAATTTATTTTGTCGAGGTACAATTTCAGCCGGATGAGGATTTGTATTGGCGATTAATTACCGAGGCTGCTGTTTACTTAAATCAATATAAACCAAATCGAACCTGTCAAGTTGTAGTGCTTTGGGCAAAACGTAGCTTCGATCCTGGTGTTCCTCTGGTATATCAACCTTTATTTCCTGCTGGATATATTCGGATCATTTATTTAGATGAGTTAGCTGAAGTTTCTGGTTCGTCAATTGGTTTGGGAATTATCAAGCTGGTGGTTGCACCTGAAAATGAAGCGGTACAACAAGCAAGAAGTTTGATTGAAGAAGTTAAACAAGTAGATGCAGGAAACCGTCGCAATCTTCTAGAATTGGTAGAAAGGATGTTGGTTTACAAGTTTTCGTCCTATAGTCGTCAGGAGTTAGAAGCGATGTTTGGGTTAAGTGAATGGAAACAAACCCGTTTTTATCAAGAAGTTAGGGAAGAAACGAGACAGGAACTCAAAGAAGAAGTTAAGGAAGAAACACAGATGGAAAACATTCCCCGGCTGCTTAAAATAGGTCTAACGATAGAACAAATAGCACAAGCACTTGAGCTAGATATCGAAGTGGTACAAGAGGTTGTTAATAAGCAAAATAAATAA
- a CDS encoding DUF11 domain-containing protein, whose amino-acid sequence MTSMFLWLRHKSLLFPFFFLSVITYTLSPSFAQTDIRNTARVGADNLPGGRVVDSNPVTLRAGQAALETIKTGDRAAAEPGDTVVYRLAIRNTGNVVARNVSVTDRLPIGLTLINKSVKGSIGNQSIDLTISPASNRSVTITTQQELQPNQILNVVYAVEVTPDAVRGNGINLAQARAGNLGSNQASYRLQIRKGIVSDCATLIGRVFIDKNFDGEQQRNEPGVPNAVIYMDDGNRIITDANGLYSLSNVISGYRSATLDLTSLPGYALAPNKYFIEKNSFSRMVRLAPGSMGRVNFAVTPAFSEERR is encoded by the coding sequence ATGACATCTATGTTTTTATGGCTGAGGCATAAGAGCCTCCTTTTTCCATTTTTTTTTCTCAGTGTGATTACGTATACACTGTCACCTTCCTTTGCTCAAACGGATATACGTAATACTGCCCGTGTGGGTGCTGATAACCTTCCAGGTGGCAGGGTTGTGGATTCTAATCCGGTGACGCTACGAGCAGGTCAGGCAGCATTAGAGACAATTAAAACAGGCGATCGCGCTGCAGCTGAACCTGGTGATACGGTGGTTTATCGATTGGCAATTCGCAATACTGGTAACGTTGTTGCTAGAAATGTGAGTGTAACTGACAGGTTACCCATCGGTTTAACACTCATCAATAAATCAGTTAAAGGCAGTATTGGCAATCAAAGTATCGATTTAACAATTAGTCCGGCTTCAAATAGAAGCGTGACAATTACTACACAGCAAGAACTACAACCAAACCAAATTCTCAATGTAGTTTATGCGGTTGAAGTTACCCCAGATGCAGTTAGAGGTAATGGAATTAATTTAGCGCAAGCAAGGGCTGGGAACCTCGGTAGTAATCAAGCCAGTTATAGATTGCAAATTCGGAAAGGAATTGTTTCCGACTGTGCAACTCTAATTGGTCGAGTTTTTATCGATAAAAACTTTGATGGTGAACAACAGCGCAATGAGCCGGGAGTGCCAAATGCCGTCATTTACATGGACGATGGTAATCGGATTATCACCGATGCTAATGGCTTATATTCGCTATCAAATGTCATCTCTGGGTATCGTTCAGCTACTTTAGACTTGACAAGTTTACCAGGATATGCACTAGCTCCTAATAAATATTTTATCGAGAAAAACAGTTTTTCGCGGATGGTGCGGTTAGCACCTGGCAGTATGGGGCGAGTTAATTTTGCGGTTACGCCCGCGTTTTCAGAGGAAAGGCGATGA